Proteins encoded together in one Falco biarmicus isolate bFalBia1 chromosome 4, bFalBia1.pri, whole genome shotgun sequence window:
- the LOC130148371 gene encoding calcium/calmodulin-dependent protein kinase type IV-like, protein MLAGAHRPRPTMPSSKTSSEYWIDGSHRKTALEDFYVVGPELGRGATSVVYSCEEKGTGTPYAAKILKKTIDKKIVRTEIGVLLRLSHPNIIKLKEIFETPSEIALVLELVTGGELFDRIVERGFYSERDAAHVVKQILEAVSYLHKNGVVHRDLKPENLLYADLSPDAPLKIGDFGLSKIVDEQDTMKTICGTPGYCAPEILHGCPYGPEVDMWSVGVITYILLCGFEPFFDPRGDQYMYSRILTCDYEFVSPWWDEVSLNAKDLVRKLIVLDPQKRLTVYQALEHPWVTGKAAKFAHMDSTQKKLQEFNARRKLKAAMKAVVASSRLGNHGHHDCSRSGRSQGGPQGTCLPQGTGTTSPEATATKDLDAFQSDCPAVSKVSVNGAGCES, encoded by the exons ATG CTGGCGGGAGCTCACCGCCCCCGGCCCACCATGCCCTCTTCCAAGACCAGCAGTGAGTACTGGATCGATGGGTCCCACCGCAAGACAGCCCTGGAAGATTTCTACGTCGTGGGCCCTGAGCTGGGACG GGGAGCCACCTCGGTGGTGTACAGCTGCGAGGAGAAGGGCACGGGCACCCCCTACGCTGccaagatactgaaaaaaacg ATCGACAAAAAGATCGTGAGGACAGAGATTGGGGTCTTGCTGCGGCTTTCGCACCCCAATATC ATCAAGCTGAAGGAGATTTTTGAGACGCCCTCTGAGATCGCACTCGTCCTGGAGCTGGTGACAGGAGGAGAGCTCTTTGACAG GATCGTGGAGAGGGGTTTCTACAGCGAGCGGGATGCAGCCCACGTGGTCAAGCAGATCCTGGAAGCTGTTTCG taTCTGCACAAAAATGGAGTCGTCCACCGTGACCTGAAGCCAGAGAACCTGCTCTATGCAGACCTGTCCCCCGATGCACCCCTTAAAATTG GTGACTTTGGGCTCTCCAAGATCGTGGATGAACAGGACACCATGAAAACCATTTGCGGGACACCGGGGTACTGCG CCCCTGAAATCCTCCATGGGTGCCCGTACGGCCCTGAAGTGGATATGTGGTCCGTGGGCGTTATCACCTACATCCT GCTCTGTGGCTTCGAGCCCTTCTTTGACCCACGAGGGGACCAGTACATGTACAGCCGCATCCTCACCTGCGACTACGAGTTTGTATCCCCATGGTGGGATGAGGTTTCCCTCAACGCCAAGGACTTG GTCAGAAAATTGATTGTCTTGGACCCCCAGAAGAGACTGACTGTCTACCAGGCTCTGGAGCATCCCTGGGTCACTGGGAAAGCCGCTAAATTTGCTCACATGGACAGCACGCAGAAGAAACTGCAGGAATTTAATGCCAGGCGGAAACTGAAG GCTGCCATGAAAGCTGTGGTGGCTTCCAGCCGCTTGGGCAACCACGGGCACCATGATTGCTCTCGCAGCGGGCGCAGCCAGGGAGGTCCCCAGGGCACCTGTCTACCCCAGGGAACAGGGACCACCAGCCCTGAAGCCACTGCTACCAAGGACCTCGATGCCTTCCAGAGTGACTGCCCTGCCGTGTCCAAGGTTTCTGTGAATGGCGCCGGCTGTGAGAGCTAA